One Arthrobacter sp. FW306-07-I genomic window carries:
- a CDS encoding amidohydrolase family protein: MTITTLNTPATSRGSKLGVIDVDFHPMPLPTDPQVARHLPQQWRDYISRYGLGAMGGGVYPSQREFTHRLDAVDVNGRVGVDPHLAVEQVLDLFDMTAAVLTCPQTYIITNGGANMPHQLATSLYRAYNNALAETWCGADDRFRASITVARDIPGGEKEIERCKEGENGDKFVQVLMSPSGQDPLGKHRYWPIFEACEHYDIPLSFHVPGMGRQPTGAGRQNFYAETHAAFGVLPLALVPSLIFEGVFDRFPKLKIAVLEMGWDWVAPFSWRLDATYNALRDEVPHLQRKPSEYLKEHFWFSTQPLEEPERPDQLEDVFGMFEGSGFADRLMFSSDYPHWDYDSPYESIPESFPEDRRRRILGENASKLYGIPLREDSGLPSPTGA; encoded by the coding sequence ATGACGATCACCACCCTCAACACTCCCGCGACGTCCCGCGGATCCAAGCTCGGCGTCATCGACGTGGATTTCCACCCGATGCCCCTGCCCACCGACCCCCAGGTCGCACGCCACCTTCCCCAGCAGTGGCGCGACTACATCAGCCGGTATGGCCTTGGCGCCATGGGTGGAGGCGTCTACCCATCACAGCGCGAATTCACTCACAGGCTCGACGCCGTGGACGTGAACGGTCGGGTCGGAGTCGATCCGCACCTGGCCGTTGAACAGGTACTGGACCTCTTCGACATGACGGCTGCGGTGCTGACCTGTCCCCAGACCTACATCATCACCAACGGCGGGGCGAACATGCCGCACCAGCTGGCGACCAGCCTGTACCGCGCCTACAACAATGCCCTCGCCGAAACCTGGTGCGGGGCGGACGACCGCTTCCGGGCCTCCATCACCGTCGCCCGCGACATCCCCGGGGGTGAAAAGGAAATCGAGCGCTGCAAGGAGGGCGAAAACGGGGACAAGTTCGTTCAGGTTCTCATGTCGCCCTCGGGACAGGATCCGCTCGGAAAGCACCGTTACTGGCCGATCTTTGAAGCCTGCGAGCATTACGACATCCCGCTGTCCTTCCACGTGCCGGGCATGGGCCGCCAGCCCACCGGAGCAGGCCGCCAGAACTTCTACGCCGAAACCCACGCCGCATTTGGCGTCCTGCCGCTGGCCCTCGTTCCCAGCCTCATCTTTGAAGGTGTCTTCGACCGCTTCCCCAAACTCAAGATCGCCGTTCTCGAAATGGGCTGGGACTGGGTCGCCCCCTTCAGCTGGCGCCTGGATGCAACCTACAACGCTCTGCGGGACGAGGTTCCCCACCTGCAGAGGAAACCATCGGAATATCTGAAGGAGCATTTCTGGTTCAGCACCCAGCCACTGGAAGAGCCGGAGCGTCCGGACCAGCTCGAGGATGTCTTCGGGATGTTTGAAGGATCCGGCTTCGCTGACCGTCTCATGTTCTCCTCGGACTACCCGCACTGGGACTACGACTCGCCCTATGAGTCTATTCCGGAAAGCTTTCCCGAGGACCGCCGGCGCCGCATTCTGGGGGAAAACGCCAGCAAGCTCTACGGCATCCCCCTCCGTGAAGACAGCGGACTCCCGTCACCGACCGGAGCGTAG